In the genome of Actinomadura luzonensis, the window GACGTGGTTCAGCGACGCGTGCGGCCCGCGGCTGATCGCCAGGACGTGGTGCTCCGGGCCGCTGCGCAGGAAGCAGATCTGCTCGGCGAGCCAGTCCGACAGCAGGAAGCCGAGATGCCGCTCGTAGAAGGCCTTGGTGGCCACCACGTCGGTGGAGTTGAGCACCACGTGGCTGAGCCGGCGCGGGATGGACTCGCGCTCCTCCAGCTCGCGGAACGGGCGGCCGGCGACGCCGGCCGACACCTCCACCAGGCGGCCGTCGAGGTCGAAGAAGCGCAGGCCGTGGCCGCCGCCCGGGGTGTCCAGCGGGCCGGGCTCGCGCTCCAGCCTGACGCCGGCGCGGCCCAGCCGCCCGGCCAGCAGGTCCACGTCGGCGGCGGAACGGGCGGCGAACGCGATCAGGTCGAGGCGTTTGCGGTCGTCCTGGCGCAGGCGCAGTACGTACTGCTCGGGATCGGCCGGGGTGCCGAGGAAGGCGACGCCGGAGTCCTCGGCGACCACCTCCAGCCCCCACAGGCCCCGGTAGAACTCCACGGCCCGCCGGTAGC includes:
- a CDS encoding VOC family protein, producing MRHRPITHLRHVGLAVPGYRRAVEFYRGLWGLEVVAEDSGVAFLGTPADPEQYVLRLRQDDRKRLDLIAFAARSAADVDLLAGRLGRAGVRLEREPGPLDTPGGGHGLRFFDLDGRLVEVSAGVAGRPFRELEERESIPRRLSHVVLNSTDVVATKAFYERHLGFLLSDWLAEQICFLRSGPEHHVLAISRGPHASLNHVSFELRGLEEYMRGSGRLMRAGHRPLWGPGRHGPGDNTFTYFADPAGNVMEYTTELARIEDDEAWRPRRFGTTPEELDQWGTAGLLTDAMIPAMYNDPDEGLWRPSPV